The stretch of DNA GGGCTCAACCTCACCAGCCGACGAGGTGCTGGAGTCCAGCCAGGAGGCTCTGCATGTGACGGAGCGCCAGTATTTGAAACGGGACTGGTGCAAAACGCAGCCTCTCAAGCAGACGATCCATGAGGAGGGCTGTGTCAGCCGCACCATCATCAACCGCTTCTGCTACGGACAGTGCAACTCCTTCTACATCCCCAGGCACATCCGCAGGGAGGAGGGCGCCTTCCAGTCCTGCTCGTTTTGCAAACCAAAGCGGTTCACCACCATGACTTTTACCTTGAACTGTCCGGACCAGCAGCCTCCCACCAAGAAGAAGCGCATCCAGCGCGTCAAGCAGTGCCGCTGTATCTCCATAGACCTGG from Xiphophorus hellerii strain 12219 chromosome 19, Xiphophorus_hellerii-4.1, whole genome shotgun sequence encodes:
- the grem1b gene encoding gremlin-1 produces the protein MAVSAHTLCSMVFIIGLLSSPADSKRNRASQGAIPHPDKNNPNESEQQPQPPQSGSRSRQRPGSTSPADEVLESSQEALHVTERQYLKRDWCKTQPLKQTIHEEGCVSRTIINRFCYGQCNSFYIPRHIRREEGAFQSCSFCKPKRFTTMTFTLNCPDQQPPTKKKRIQRVKQCRCISIDLD